A part of Diceros bicornis minor isolate mBicDic1 chromosome 32, mDicBic1.mat.cur, whole genome shotgun sequence genomic DNA contains:
- the CMTR2 gene encoding cap-specific mRNA (nucleoside-2'-O-)-methyltransferase 2, protein MSKYRKPPLGSSPETFSPDVLADIVELFAKKFSYGKPLNNEWQLPDPSEIFTCDHMEFNAFLDLKNSLNEVKNLLSDKKLDEWHEHTAFTNKAGKIISHVRKSVNAELCTQAWCKFHEILCSFPLIPQEALQNGKLNTLHLCEAPGAFIASLNHYLKSFQFPCDWNWVANTLNPYHEANDNLMMIMDDRLIANTLHWWYFGPDNTGDIMTLQYLTGLQDFVSNMATIHLITADGSFDCQGNPGEQEALVSSLHYCEVVTALTTLGNGGSFVLKMFTLFEHCSINLMYLLNCSFDQVHVFKPATSKAGNSEVYVVCLHYKGREAIHPLLSKMVLNFGTEMTRKALFPHHVIPESFLKRHEECCVFFHKYQLETISENIRLFECMGKGEQAKLNNLRDCAVQYFMQKFHLKPLSRNNWLVKKSNIGCSTNTKWFGQRNKYFKTYNERKMLETLSWKDKVAKGYLNSWAEEHAAYQPGQSSCLEGTSSSLECHLWHILEGKKLPKVKCSPFCDGEILKALNEAIEKSLGEALNLDSKFRPKRQCYCSCHVFSEELIFSELFSLTKCLQDDQVVEPSNQMKCLLVGFPTLHDIKMRIPLEVRLLESAELMTFSCSLLHDGDPAYQQLFLDCLLHALQQLHTGDVMILPVLSCFTRFMAGLVFVLHSCFRFITFSCPTSSEPLKTCAVLLCVGYQDLPNPVFQYLQNVNELLSALLNTDAPEQVLQFVPMEVLLQGALLDFLWDLNAAIAKRHLHLIIQREREEIISSLQL, encoded by the coding sequence atgaGTAAGTACAGAAAGCCACcactgggttcaagtcctgagACATTCAGCCCAGATGTTCTTGCTGACATTGTTGAACTCTTTGCCAAGAAATTTTCTTATGGCAAGCCACTTAATAATGAGTGGCAGTTACCAGATCCTAGTGAGATTTTCACCTGTGACCACATGGAATTTAATGCATTTCTTGATTTGAAGAACTCCCTAAATGAAGTAAAAAACCTACTGAGTGACAAGAAACTGGATGAGTGGCATGAGCACACTGCTTTCactaataaagctggaaaaataatttctcatGTGAGAAAATCCGTGAACGCTGAACTTTGTACGCAAGCGTGGTGTAAGTTTCATGAAATATTGTGCAGCTTTCCACTTATTCCACAGGAAGCTCTTCAGAATGGAAAACTGAATACTCTACACCTTTGTGAAGCTCCTGGAGCTTTTATAGCTAGTCTCAATCACTACTTAAAATCCTTCCAATTCCCCTGTGATTGGAATTGGGTAGCTAATACTCTGAATCCATACCATGAAGCAAATGACAACCTTATGATGATTATGGATGACCGACTTATTGCAAATACTTTGCACTGGTGGTATTTTGGTCCAGATAACACTGGTGATATCATGACTTTGCAATATCTAACTGGACTTCAGGATTTCGTAAGCAACATGGCTACCATTCACTTAATCACTGCAGATGGGAGTTTTGATTGCCAAGGAAACCCAGGTGAACAAGAAGCTCTAGTCTCTTCTTTGCATTACTGTGAAGTTGTCACTGCTCTGACGACTCTTGGAAATGGTGGCTCTTTTGTTCTGAAGATGTTTACTTTGTTTGAGCATTGTTCCATAAACCTGATGTACCTGCTAAACTGTTCTTTTGACcaagtccatgttttcaaacctGCTACTAGCAAGGCAGGAAACTCAGAAGTCTATGTGGTATGTCTCCACTATAAGGGAAGAGAGGCAATCCATCCTCTGTTATCTAAGATGGTGCTGAATTTTGGGACTGAAATGACCAGGAAAGCTCTCTTTCCTCATCATGTGATTCCTGAATCTTTTCTTAAAAGACATGAAGAATGTTGTGTGTTCTTTCATAAATACCAGCTAGAGACTATTTCTGAGAACATTCGTCTGTTTGAGTGCATGGGTAAAGGGGAACAAGCAAAGCTGAATAATTTAAGGGACTGTGCTGTTCAATATTTCATGCAAAAGTTTCATTTGAAGCCTCTTTCCAGAAATAATTGGCTAGTAAAAAAATCTAACATTGGTTGTAGTACAAATACAAAATGGTTTGGGCAGaggaacaaatattttaaaacttataatGAAAGGAAAATGCTGGAAACCCTTTCATGGAAAGATAAGGTGGCCAAAGGATACTTGAATAGTTGGGCTGAAGAACATGCTGCATATCAACCTGGGCAAAGTTCTTGTTTAGAAGGGACATCTTCCAGTCTTGAGTGTCACTTATGGCATATTTTAGAGGGAAAGAAACTGCCAAAGGTAAAGTGTTCTCCCTTCTGTGATGGTGAAATTTTAAAGGCTCTTAATGAAGCAATTGAAAAGTCATTAGGAGAAGCCTTGAATTTGGATTCCAAGTTTAGGCCAAAACGGCAGTGTTATTGTTCTTGTCACGTTTTTTCTGAAGAACTGATATTTTCTGAGTTGTTTAGCCTTACCAAGTGCCTTCAGGATGATCAGGTTGTAGAACCCAGTAACCAAATGAAGTGCCTGCTTGTGGGTTTTCCAACTCTTCATGATATCAAAATGCGTATACCGTTGGAAGTTCGACTTTTGGAATCAGCTGAGCTCATGACTTTTAGCTGTTCATTGCTTCATGATGGAGACCCAGCTTACCAGCAGTTATTTTTGGACTGCCTTCTGCATGCATTGCAGCAGCTTCATACAGGAGATGTTATGATTTTGCCTGTACTTTCTTGTTTTACGAGATTTATGGCTGGTTTGGTCTTTGTACTCCACAGCTGTTTTAGATTCATCACGTTTTCCTGTCCCACATCCTCTGAACCCCTGAAGACCTGTGCAGTCCTGCTGTGTGTTGGTTATCAGGACCTTCCAAATCCAGTTTTCCAATATCTGCAGAATGTGAATGAATTGTTGAGTGCTTTGCTTAACACTGATGCACCAGAGCAGGTTTTACAGTTTGTGCCAATGGAGGTGCTCCTTCAGGGGGCACTACTTGATTTTTTGTGGGATTTGAATGCTGCCATTGCTAAAAGGCATTTGCATTTGATTattcaaagagagagagaagaaatcatCAGCAGCCTTCAGTTATGA